The Salinirubellus salinus genome segment GGGGAGTGGCAGGAATCGCCGGCATCGGCGAGCCGTGGCCGCTTCGGTCGGGTAGGGAACCTTCTTGTAGCCCGCTCGCGCTAGCCGGGGTATGGGTCTGTTCGACCGGCTCCGCGGCGGCGGGGAGCCCCGCGTCGCCTTCTTCGGCATCGACGGGGTCCCGTACAGTCTGATCGCGGACAATCCGGACATCTTTCCGAACCTGACCGCGCTGGCCGAGGACGGGGCCGGCGGGGCAATCGACAGCATCGTGCCGCCCGAGTCCTCGGCCTGCTGGCCGTCGCTCACGACCGGTGTGAACCCCGGCGGGACCGGCGTCTACGGCTTCCAGGACCGCGAGAACGGGAGTTACGACACCTACGTCCCGATGGGTCAGGACGTGCGCGCCACCCGCATCTGGGACCGCGTGGCCGAGAAGGGCCGCGACGCCACCGTCCTCAACGTCCCGGTGACGTTCCCGCCCCAGCGCAACGTCCAGCGGATGGTCAGCGGCTTCCTCTCTCCCTCCGTGGAGAAGGCCGCGTACCCGGACGAACTCCGCGAGTACCTCCAGCACTCGGGCTACCGCATCGACGTGAACGCGAAACTCGGTCACGACGAGGACAAGACCGAGTTCGTGGAGGACGCCCACGAGACGCTCGACGCGCGCTACGAGGCGTTCTCCCACTACGTCGAACAGGACGACTGGGACCTCTTCTTCGGCGTGTTCATGACCACCGACCGGGTCAACCACTTCCTGTTCAAGGACTACGAGGAGGGTGGCCCGAACGAGGAGCTGTTCCTCGAGTTCTACGCCAAGGTCGACGAGTACCTCGGGAAGCTCCGCGAGCAGCTCCCCGAGGACGTGACGATGGTCGTCGCCAGCGACCACGGGTTCACCTCGCTCGACCACGAGGTCCACTGCAACG includes the following:
- a CDS encoding alkaline phosphatase family protein, translating into MGLFDRLRGGGEPRVAFFGIDGVPYSLIADNPDIFPNLTALAEDGAGGAIDSIVPPESSACWPSLTTGVNPGGTGVYGFQDRENGSYDTYVPMGQDVRATRIWDRVAEKGRDATVLNVPVTFPPQRNVQRMVSGFLSPSVEKAAYPDELREYLQHSGYRIDVNAKLGHDEDKTEFVEDAHETLDARYEAFSHYVEQDDWDLFFGVFMTTDRVNHFLFKDYEEGGPNEELFLEFYAKVDEYLGKLREQLPEDVTMVVASDHGFTSLDHEVHCNAWLEEEGWLSYESDEHTSLEDIAEESKAYSLIPGRFYINLEGREPRGSVPQEEYESVRAELKADLEALEGPDGRKVAERVATKEEVFRGEHDDIAPDLVVVPNHGFDLKAGFKGTHDVFGVGPRNGMHSFDNACLFVDDENTRIADADLLDIAPTILELLEVDVDRTETDGRSLIQR